The Brachyspira hyodysenteriae ATCC 27164 genome includes a window with the following:
- a CDS encoding PD40 domain-containing protein: protein MKFKILILFSFILFACASSQKSSDSAFSSRPFLREYKRYSLTSGEVNPALDAVIDREGTWIYYSRENAGNTDIFAVDSYTLETYRLTRSPAIDTSVSIDDKSRYIVFSSTRDDAFGDIYLYKLYNLGIRTSKNNLENLEQSIVRLTDYKGYDTDPVVSHKGNIIAFVSDRDGGIKKLFAVKPNGKDVQKLSDIEASSPTFSFDDTKIAFITSKIGDKYSQLAILDLTHNTNNETNLTILTDTETFKFNPTFYNDDTIIFFEIEKDSDRDGNLTYYDKRRLMSYSLATHQYYVLSEDTQLTTFNVAYPSALVGTYVVSEDGTSIVTMGSTKEYFIKDDSSAAMYNSFVELPYNRKVDVIERFAEYFPFSEDQNNVAKAYFNMMVSSYTNKNMNEYNNAKKVLTSEYLDTFPGFLTSKIDTKFDTNNNWFDIESYTNEYFLTNNDLEITNLIAWTGYISANEKYKANKNNKDTFAILSEIINLNINKDLYIPIAKLYAHSVEDNGYKYPEDEDIYNNPYKRRDLLFSDRLEIAKDFIRDSKISYDTIIENAHPYAPLAVATRLIYLDGLILSRNYDDATNLFKPYVESKNDIMLALGYYANAKVLMAQKDDGSYALFKEALSSGGKNFDSTYEAQYCKDTLANYYKSLADKAYNEGKYAAAYDNYNETLKYNPNDTSSSSRVIESGLRAYSTIESLEETILERERNILSTRYSSHEAHAELANAYYYLANRYYGIAVSKQYSPERYVVSEKKREDGFYLYLNMAFDTIVEKAVSYINFAIFLYPDEENYYVKKAEMLTFAQALRMQVLQDEKTSKSVIELVPAYKDNAITNGQYMGYNMLAFQTQNLDSEIIDSLIMAKSKVRTKPNVVSIMLANSYLINGRYSDAVNEYKEAESLLNQVGSDKSKAWYHFFYGYSLWMNNDIKGAYSEYEKARALFEKLGDKESVYKIVGYTSVAAIEQEDYEKAIESLLERDKLTKDDVNKNELNQLLLAACYLKLEDYNNALAYCDSVKAQIDSLDSSVYTPNYVSITLYGANINVVNLGLASFGGYIPGEPLNVDKQQMLYSIYQELYEKMGRYSEAREALSSYRNYIIQDKPKKSIQPLMLATYYNNEGYLYYRQGDQSNSIMSFKTSIEEYQKTLDAKTLANNPSLQYQNAENDAKNYLSLSSLYLRYLSENDLTSIRREFFIELFNTTKTLQILSTNNVVSTKDRLLLYSHIAAFNYIMAFKLTADNSVNYRKKQSDDPTDMRDHDVNVQRLSMLKDAIDRYKYILSSNSNFPVDLKTEIIIRYNLAKAYELAGYIEEAAREYMSAFSKAQTSAFAVEEIAILTTLIDFSSKYRNRYPDSLDYPVQYVFRILKRLRESVFMITFVEDNNFILRQAKYKVIEFLKDSYPDASINILAMFDAIDMRRKFLDKRLYTLGENNYYLREYYKLYEKALYSYQMYLNAVDTPYDSKMESAMLKQISTYEKEAIDKFSNTPIEPIVICDVKAEDIDKSMRKDETLIWDTYLGYRFVRENGRTSFYMQTNSMPKTKNYVTHIGFRPIVISNRNIFVRELYDSTEYMLPAKTAYIDSKLIAFFRTTRNAEKEINSGMTMASNTNVTNNVYSYNNLPEDNELNNFDNRNLYMNVSYNPEETNNMYSNDMSTNMTSTNTVSTNRRRRGSFRFIELKDIATNSYVPLVTDITGASASDISNIMKKNLYIVYCDNETFTNNRRVLRDINNIALVVGKGGKDSRIMFYTNYFRKLSSNSLEVSMKGYDNNIFTVYGKPDYSVSSLSNAAYEFKTRLYNSYSSSASPSITMMSNVIAYSQSDNEKMLNYARIVEDRYAVKDTNTAYLFSEEGYKFFASSYTNISDSNAYRFIKSMLPVYRRMGEDGAVKGANRALHFMYLYTNNNYDLIDEYFTPRTLSRFLKAKNDPKESVRYLNYIATRVDGENKDKILEVAVLYDLIYANTPIDTVTNFLNRMQNTNEVLTVANTIMNTDATNENDIFTTMNYIYGNQYIFEAETVASFANRFYSLYKTNSAYIYGLLNKIRVPESNFDNNIKDAYEIFSNENTNTMFIFYAYEDNKYAAYSYVIGDSEVKKAVLIDREKLNTYLNSFTNVAKPRDRRNSLKSIQSAMLSSDIIKDAERVEKIYITGSAANLFTVPFAYLEAFQNNDVIKIREFQYSPSSILDVGKPSIKLNTETNFYTSLESLAVKSFDNANGKIPLMHYIGIDTNRDKPYDDMDIFLSPARNNDINRYLKARNDTKLLFTYTTNSSGDYYTVMKYLYNNFDKGIIDSYRYIKTYRVPVNTINPNDRDTLYMANYALFDYILPGIPRDYVDK from the coding sequence ATGAAATTTAAAATATTAATTTTATTTTCTTTTATTCTGTTTGCTTGTGCATCAAGTCAGAAAAGTTCTGATTCTGCATTTAGCAGCAGACCTTTTTTAAGAGAATATAAAAGATATTCTTTAACGTCTGGAGAAGTAAATCCGGCATTGGATGCTGTTATTGATAGAGAAGGTACTTGGATTTATTATTCAAGAGAAAATGCCGGAAATACTGATATTTTTGCCGTAGATTCATACACACTAGAAACCTATAGATTAACTAGAAGTCCTGCAATAGATACATCTGTTTCTATTGATGATAAATCAAGATATATAGTATTTTCTTCAACTAGAGATGATGCTTTCGGAGATATTTATTTATATAAACTTTATAATCTTGGGATAAGAACTTCAAAAAATAATTTAGAAAACTTAGAGCAAAGTATTGTAAGGCTTACTGATTATAAGGGTTATGATACTGATCCTGTGGTTTCTCATAAAGGTAATATTATAGCTTTTGTTTCGGATAGGGACGGAGGAATAAAGAAACTTTTTGCTGTAAAACCTAATGGTAAAGATGTTCAAAAATTATCTGATATTGAAGCTAGTTCTCCTACATTTTCTTTTGATGATACAAAGATAGCATTCATAACTTCTAAAATAGGAGATAAATATTCTCAATTAGCTATATTAGATTTAACTCATAATACAAACAATGAAACTAATTTAACTATACTTACAGATACAGAAACATTCAAGTTTAATCCTACTTTTTATAATGATGATACTATTATTTTCTTTGAGATAGAAAAAGATTCTGACAGAGATGGAAATTTAACTTATTATGATAAAAGACGTTTAATGTCTTATTCTTTGGCGACTCATCAATATTATGTTTTATCAGAAGATACTCAATTAACAACTTTTAATGTAGCTTATCCTTCAGCTTTGGTTGGAACTTATGTTGTAAGTGAAGATGGCACAAGTATAGTTACAATGGGATCCACTAAGGAATATTTTATAAAAGATGATAGTTCAGCAGCTATGTATAATAGTTTTGTAGAACTTCCATATAATAGAAAAGTTGATGTTATAGAAAGATTTGCTGAATATTTCCCTTTTTCTGAAGATCAGAATAATGTTGCCAAAGCTTATTTTAATATGATGGTTTCATCATATACTAATAAGAATATGAATGAATATAATAATGCCAAAAAAGTATTAACATCTGAATATTTAGATACATTTCCAGGATTTTTAACATCAAAGATAGATACAAAATTTGATACTAATAATAATTGGTTTGATATAGAATCATATACAAATGAATATTTTCTTACTAATAATGATTTGGAAATTACTAATTTAATAGCTTGGACAGGATATATATCTGCTAATGAAAAATATAAAGCTAATAAAAATAATAAAGATACATTTGCAATTCTTAGTGAAATTATTAATTTAAATATTAATAAAGACTTATATATTCCAATAGCTAAATTATATGCTCATTCAGTTGAAGATAATGGATACAAATATCCTGAAGATGAAGATATTTATAATAATCCTTATAAAAGAAGAGATTTATTATTTTCAGATAGATTAGAGATTGCAAAAGATTTTATAAGAGATTCAAAAATTTCTTATGATACTATAATAGAAAACGCACATCCTTATGCTCCTTTAGCTGTTGCTACCAGACTTATATATTTGGACGGACTTATACTCTCTAGAAATTATGATGATGCTACTAATTTATTTAAGCCTTATGTTGAATCTAAAAACGATATAATGCTTGCATTGGGTTATTATGCTAATGCTAAAGTACTTATGGCTCAGAAAGATGACGGCTCTTATGCTTTGTTTAAAGAAGCATTGAGTTCAGGCGGAAAAAATTTTGATTCTACTTATGAGGCACAGTATTGTAAAGATACATTAGCTAATTATTATAAATCTTTGGCAGATAAAGCATACAATGAGGGTAAATATGCCGCTGCTTATGATAATTATAATGAAACTTTAAAATATAATCCTAATGATACTTCTTCTTCATCAAGAGTTATAGAGAGCGGACTTAGAGCATACAGTACAATAGAATCCCTTGAAGAAACTATATTAGAGAGAGAGAGAAATATTTTATCAACTAGATATTCTTCTCATGAGGCACATGCTGAACTTGCTAATGCCTATTATTACTTGGCTAATAGATATTATGGTATAGCTGTATCAAAACAGTATAGTCCGGAACGATATGTTGTAAGTGAGAAAAAAAGAGAAGACGGATTTTATCTATATTTGAATATGGCTTTTGATACTATAGTTGAAAAGGCTGTATCATATATTAATTTTGCAATATTCTTATATCCTGATGAAGAGAATTATTATGTGAAAAAGGCTGAGATGTTAACATTTGCTCAGGCTTTAAGAATGCAGGTTCTTCAAGATGAAAAAACATCTAAAAGTGTAATAGAGTTAGTACCGGCTTATAAAGATAATGCAATTACTAATGGTCAATATATGGGATATAATATGCTTGCATTCCAAACTCAGAATTTGGATTCAGAAATTATAGATTCATTAATAATGGCAAAAAGTAAAGTAAGAACTAAGCCTAATGTAGTTTCTATAATGCTTGCAAATTCTTATTTAATAAATGGAAGATATTCAGATGCAGTTAATGAATATAAGGAAGCAGAAAGTCTTTTAAATCAAGTAGGATCAGATAAAAGTAAGGCTTGGTATCATTTCTTTTATGGTTATTCTTTATGGATGAACAATGATATAAAAGGAGCTTATAGCGAATATGAGAAAGCCCGTGCTTTATTTGAGAAATTAGGTGATAAAGAAAGTGTATATAAAATAGTTGGATATACTTCAGTTGCTGCTATAGAACAAGAAGATTATGAAAAGGCTATAGAGTCTTTACTAGAAAGAGATAAACTTACAAAAGATGATGTTAATAAAAATGAACTTAATCAGCTTTTACTTGCTGCATGTTATTTAAAATTAGAAGATTATAATAATGCCTTAGCTTATTGTGATAGTGTAAAAGCCCAAATAGATAGTTTGGATTCTTCTGTTTATACTCCTAATTATGTTAGTATAACTTTGTATGGTGCTAATATAAACGTTGTAAATTTAGGACTTGCATCTTTCGGAGGATATATACCTGGAGAGCCTTTAAACGTAGATAAACAGCAGATGTTATATTCTATATATCAGGAATTGTATGAGAAAATGGGAAGATATTCTGAGGCTAGAGAAGCTTTATCTTCATACCGTAATTATATTATACAAGATAAACCTAAAAAATCTATTCAGCCTTTAATGCTTGCTACATATTACAATAATGAAGGATATCTTTATTACAGACAGGGTGATCAGTCAAATTCTATAATGTCTTTTAAAACATCAATAGAAGAATATCAGAAAACTTTAGATGCAAAGACTTTAGCTAATAATCCTAGTCTTCAATATCAGAATGCTGAAAACGATGCTAAAAACTATTTAAGTTTATCATCTTTATATTTAAGATATTTATCAGAAAATGATTTAACTTCTATTAGAAGAGAATTTTTTATAGAATTATTTAATACTACTAAAACACTTCAGATATTATCAACAAATAATGTTGTAAGCACAAAAGACAGATTATTATTATATTCTCATATAGCTGCTTTCAATTATATTATGGCTTTCAAACTTACAGCAGATAACAGTGTCAATTATAGAAAAAAACAATCAGATGATCCTACAGATATGAGAGATCATGATGTTAATGTACAAAGATTATCTATGCTTAAAGATGCTATAGATAGGTATAAATATATTTTATCATCTAACTCTAATTTCCCTGTGGATTTGAAAACAGAAATTATTATAAGATATAATTTGGCTAAAGCTTATGAATTAGCTGGATATATAGAAGAGGCAGCTAGAGAATATATGTCAGCATTCTCAAAGGCACAGACTTCTGCTTTTGCCGTTGAAGAAATTGCAATACTTACTACTTTGATTGATTTCAGTTCTAAGTATAGAAACAGATATCCGGATAGTTTGGATTATCCTGTGCAGTATGTATTTAGAATACTTAAAAGATTGAGAGAAAGCGTATTCATGATAACATTTGTAGAGGATAATAACTTTATATTAAGACAAGCTAAATATAAAGTTATAGAGTTTTTGAAAGACAGTTATCCTGATGCCAGCATTAATATACTTGCCATGTTTGATGCCATTGATATGAGAAGGAAATTCTTAGATAAGAGACTTTATACTTTGGGTGAGAACAATTATTATCTTAGAGAATATTACAAACTTTATGAAAAGGCTTTATATTCATATCAGATGTATTTGAATGCTGTAGATACTCCTTATGACAGTAAAATGGAATCTGCTATGCTTAAGCAAATATCTACTTACGAAAAGGAGGCAATAGATAAATTCTCTAATACTCCTATAGAGCCTATAGTTATATGTGATGTTAAAGCTGAAGATATTGATAAATCTATGCGTAAAGATGAAACTCTTATTTGGGATACTTATTTAGGATATAGATTTGTTAGAGAAAATGGAAGAACTTCATTCTATATGCAGACTAATTCTATGCCTAAAACTAAAAACTATGTTACTCATATAGGATTTAGACCTATTGTTATAAGCAATAGAAATATATTTGTAAGAGAATTATATGATTCAACAGAATATATGCTTCCTGCAAAAACTGCTTATATAGATAGTAAATTAATAGCATTCTTCAGAACTACTAGAAATGCTGAGAAAGAAATAAACAGCGGTATGACTATGGCAAGCAATACTAATGTTACTAATAATGTTTATAGTTATAATAATTTGCCAGAAGATAATGAATTAAATAATTTTGATAATAGAAATTTATATATGAATGTTTCCTATAATCCTGAAGAAACTAATAATATGTATTCAAATGATATGTCTACAAATATGACTTCTACAAATACAGTTTCTACAAATAGGAGAAGAAGAGGAAGTTTTAGATTCATAGAATTAAAAGATATAGCTACTAATTCTTATGTTCCATTAGTTACAGATATAACAGGTGCGAGTGCTTCTGATATATCTAACATAATGAAAAAGAATCTATATATAGTTTATTGCGATAATGAAACATTCACAAATAATAGAAGAGTTTTAAGAGATATAAATAATATAGCTTTAGTTGTAGGAAAAGGCGGAAAAGATTCAAGAATAATGTTCTATACTAATTATTTCAGGAAATTATCTTCTAATTCTCTGGAAGTTAGTATGAAAGGCTATGATAATAATATATTTACTGTATATGGAAAACCTGATTACAGTGTATCTTCATTATCAAATGCAGCTTATGAGTTTAAAACTAGACTTTATAATTCTTATTCTTCAAGTGCTTCTCCAAGCATAACTATGATGTCAAATGTTATTGCTTATTCTCAGAGTGATAATGAAAAGATGCTTAATTATGCTAGGATTGTTGAAGACAGATATGCAGTTAAAGATACAAATACCGCATATTTATTCTCTGAAGAAGGTTATAAATTCTTTGCAAGTTCATATACTAATATAAGCGATTCTAATGCTTACAGATTTATAAAATCTATGCTTCCTGTATATAGAAGAATGGGAGAAGATGGTGCAGTTAAAGGTGCTAATAGAGCATTGCATTTTATGTATTTGTATACTAATAATAATTATGATCTTATAGACGAGTATTTTACACCTAGAACTTTATCAAGATTCTTAAAAGCTAAAAATGATCCTAAAGAATCTGTAAGATATTTGAATTATATTGCAACTAGAGTAGACGGAGAAAATAAAGATAAAATTTTAGAAGTTGCTGTTCTTTATGATTTAATATATGCTAATACTCCTATTGATACAGTAACTAATTTCTTAAATAGAATGCAAAATACAAACGAAGTATTGACTGTTGCAAATACTATAATGAATACAGATGCAACTAATGAAAATGATATATTCACAACTATGAATTATATTTATGGAAATCAATATATATTTGAAGCGGAAACTGTGGCATCTTTTGCAAATAGATTCTATTCATTATACAAAACTAATTCAGCTTATATATATGGATTATTAAATAAGATACGTGTACCTGAAAGTAATTTTGATAATAATATAAAAGATGCTTATGAAATATTCTCAAATGAAAATACTAATACTATGTTTATATTCTATGCTTATGAGGATAATAAATATGCAGCTTATAGTTATGTTATAGGAGACAGCGAAGTAAAAAAAGCTGTTTTGATAGATAGAGAAAAACTTAATACATATTTGAATAGCTTTACAAATGTAGCAAAACCAAGGGATAGAAGAAATTCATTAAAATCTATTCAAAGTGCTATGCTTTCATCTGATATAATTAAAGATGCAGAAAGAGTTGAAAAAATATATATAACAGGTTCTGCTGCTAATTTATTTACTGTTCCTTTTGCATATTTGGAAGCATTCCAGAATAATGATGTTATAAAAATAAGAGAGTTCCAATATTCTCCTTCTTCTATTTTAGATGTTGGTAAGCCTTCTATAAAACTTAATACAGAAACTAACTTCTATACATCATTAGAAAGTTTGGCTGTAAAATCATTTGATAATGCCAATGGAAAAATACCTTTGATGCATTATATAGGAATAGATACGAACAGAGATAAGCCTTATGATGATATGGATATTTTCTTATCTCCGGCTAGAAATAATGATATAAACAGATATTTAAAAGCTAGAAATGATACTAAGCTTTTATTCACATATACTACTAATTCTTCAGGTGATTACTATACTGTGATGAAGTATTTATATAATAATTTTGATAAAGGTATAATTGATTCATACAGATATATAAAAACATATAGAGTTCCTGTTAATACTATAAATCCAAATGACAGAGATACTTTATATATGGCTAATTATGCTTTATTTGATTATATACTTCCTGGTATACCTAGAGATTATGTTGATAAATAA
- a CDS encoding STAS domain-containing protein produces MSLNIEDKGKVKVVSLVGKLDVNLSVSIEAELEQLVESGSINLILELSGIEYLSSSGIRVFISIMRKIKDKNGRLVLACVPDIIKKILKTVELEDLFEVYESVDDAVASF; encoded by the coding sequence ATGAGTTTAAACATAGAGGATAAAGGAAAAGTTAAGGTTGTAAGTTTAGTAGGTAAATTAGATGTTAATTTATCTGTATCTATTGAAGCTGAATTAGAGCAATTAGTAGAATCAGGTTCTATTAATTTGATATTAGAATTATCAGGTATAGAATACTTAAGTTCAAGCGGTATAAGAGTGTTCATTTCTATAATGAGAAAAATTAAAGATAAAAATGGAAGATTGGTATTAGCTTGCGTTCCTGATATAATTAAGAAAATATTGAAAACAGTAGAATTAGAAGATTTATTTGAAGTATATGAAAGCGTAGATGATGCTGTAGCTTCATTTTAA
- a CDS encoding TetR/AcrR family transcriptional regulator C-terminal domain-containing protein — protein MKSSSNKNNARVKKTKKLLEDSLGLLLEEKPFEDIRVIDICAKANMHRSTFYTYYNDKYELLKSKLDEYEAKFLEDLKRYKIENKLKDSHVDIMEKILQYFYLNRKYLKIIFQNNKDGSVTSILREYLASYVIEGIKDFKTIRPNKENVIRVMVSFYSGAFISVLTDWIVNDCFISVEELASYISDIIMQRVFSE, from the coding sequence ATGAAGAGCAGTTCAAATAAAAACAATGCCAGAGTAAAAAAAACAAAAAAGTTGCTTGAAGATTCTCTAGGTCTTTTATTGGAAGAAAAGCCTTTTGAAGATATAAGAGTTATCGATATTTGTGCAAAAGCTAATATGCATAGAAGTACTTTTTATACTTACTATAATGATAAATATGAATTATTAAAATCAAAATTAGATGAATACGAGGCTAAGTTTTTAGAAGATTTGAAAAGATATAAAATAGAAAATAAATTAAAAGACTCACATGTTGATATAATGGAAAAAATACTTCAATATTTCTATTTGAATAGAAAGTATTTAAAAATAATATTTCAAAATAATAAAGACGGAAGCGTTACAAGTATTTTAAGAGAATATTTGGCTTCTTATGTTATAGAAGGTATAAAAGATTTTAAGACTATACGCCCTAATAAAGAGAATGTTATAAGGGTTATGGTTAGTTTTTATTCTGGTGCATTCATATCAGTTCTTACAGATTGGATAGTTAATGATTGTTTTATATCTGTAGAGGAATTGGCTTCTTATATATCAGACATTATAATGCAAAGAGTTTTTTCTGAATAA
- a CDS encoding efflux RND transporter permease subunit, with the protein MKNLIYFFANNRMLVNIIIFVSIMIGLYSYYNIDKESFPSTDLELMILQVIYPGASPLDVEQNAVIQIEDQLRTISGIDEFTSIITENAAIIFVQLDMEIDTSKAKDEIFRKMQSVPDMAAEVQTIEITDINPKLTPIYNIGVHFKKGYNGDEKVLYDFSKELERQLKYVDGVADIRVQGRADPEIKILADPKKLQEYYISLTDIVNSLSARNIRATSGDLKKPIYMDLEENEEEKTIVTMGQFENPTEATNVVVRSTFNGQRVRIQDLAKVDSSFVEKSIYVRINSVEGYSLSILKKENADIVKTTENINAFLKNNQNLIPENIEVTTMGETSRMVLALTNVATSNLIFGFIIILVVLLIFLDFKSALFTSIGMIVVIFITFSYIHFSALTFNIISLAGIITVIGMVVDNSIVVCENIYDFQKAGKTGIEGTVEAVKDVVSPIMVATMTTVVAFMPMLLTKDVVGKLIAPFPKVVVVALIASLFQAIFLLPNNLQDKTKKNSKFNLLKKIKNPLDFDKEKLFNAMKNPFNKALKILLKFRYLVVLFFVILLIFSFFLAKDSLKKFILIYDTSSDSIMINIDSGIGNSIKNTMKYVEQIENAIYKSVDPKNLVAVNSVVGKQVNQNIVDISEESANLAGITVYLIPSTERKKTAYDIMDDINAELKKTTLRQELDALMVSVKLPMDPGKAVDIKIVGNDINQTRKVRDEVKAYLLSLSGVINYYDDDKIGKDELRVLFDYDEIAQLGMNVANVANELRTAYSGTVATSIQELDYKLDFRVQLNRDYIYDTNVLNNLVIPNTYNRLLYLKNVAKIVETNGVSAIRHYNGQRCITINADLVQGQNTSIQVMFAIQNKFKDISQRYPGVIIGFGGEADQTVGALDGLTVTLFIAIVLIYLILLLQFKKFAQPLMIMFLIPFTLTGVFIAFYLHGMPMSFIGFIGIVGLCGVLVNDGIIMIDLINKIIESGKTNPDALNNPKKFAFDSIVEGATQRLLPIFLTTVTTVGGLMPTVYGIGGDADLIVPIVMSLAYGLIFSTLITLIFLPCVFMIAVDLKLIKLK; encoded by the coding sequence ATGAAAAATTTGATATATTTCTTTGCCAATAATAGAATGTTGGTAAATATTATAATATTTGTCTCTATTATGATAGGTCTATATTCATACTATAATATAGATAAAGAGTCATTTCCATCTACAGACTTAGAATTAATGATTTTACAAGTTATTTATCCTGGAGCTTCACCATTAGATGTAGAACAAAATGCCGTAATACAAATAGAAGACCAATTAAGGACTATATCTGGAATAGATGAATTCACTTCTATAATAACAGAAAATGCAGCTATAATATTTGTTCAGTTAGATATGGAAATAGATACAAGCAAAGCTAAAGATGAAATATTTAGAAAAATGCAAAGCGTACCGGATATGGCTGCTGAAGTTCAAACTATAGAAATAACAGATATAAACCCAAAACTTACTCCAATATACAATATAGGTGTGCATTTCAAAAAAGGATATAATGGAGATGAAAAAGTTCTATACGATTTCAGTAAGGAATTGGAAAGACAATTAAAATATGTTGATGGTGTTGCTGATATAAGGGTTCAGGGAAGAGCTGATCCAGAAATAAAAATTCTAGCCGATCCTAAAAAACTTCAGGAGTATTATATTTCTCTAACAGATATAGTAAATTCACTTTCTGCAAGAAACATAAGAGCTACAAGCGGTGATTTAAAAAAGCCTATTTATATGGATTTAGAAGAAAATGAAGAAGAAAAAACAATAGTTACAATGGGACAATTTGAAAATCCTACAGAGGCTACTAATGTGGTTGTACGCTCTACTTTCAATGGACAAAGAGTAAGAATACAGGATTTGGCAAAAGTTGACAGCAGCTTTGTTGAAAAATCTATTTATGTGAGGATAAACAGTGTTGAAGGATATTCATTAAGCATATTAAAAAAAGAAAATGCTGATATAGTAAAAACTACAGAAAATATAAATGCATTTCTTAAAAATAATCAAAATTTAATACCTGAAAATATTGAAGTTACAACTATGGGAGAAACTTCAAGAATGGTATTGGCTCTTACAAATGTTGCAACAAGCAATTTAATATTTGGTTTTATTATAATATTAGTGGTTCTTTTAATATTCTTGGATTTCAAAAGTGCCCTATTTACAAGCATAGGAATGATAGTTGTAATATTTATAACTTTCTCATACATACATTTTTCTGCTTTAACATTCAATATAATATCTCTTGCCGGAATAATTACTGTTATAGGTATGGTTGTTGATAATAGTATTGTAGTGTGCGAAAATATATATGACTTTCAAAAGGCTGGAAAAACAGGTATTGAAGGAACAGTAGAGGCTGTAAAAGATGTTGTAAGTCCTATAATGGTTGCTACTATGACCACTGTTGTTGCTTTTATGCCTATGCTTCTTACTAAAGATGTTGTTGGAAAATTGATTGCTCCTTTTCCTAAAGTTGTTGTAGTTGCTTTGATTGCTAGTTTATTTCAGGCTATATTTCTTCTTCCTAATAATTTGCAGGATAAAACTAAGAAGAATTCTAAATTTAATTTACTAAAAAAGATAAAAAATCCATTAGATTTTGATAAAGAAAAATTATTCAATGCTATGAAGAATCCTTTTAATAAGGCTTTGAAAATATTATTAAAATTTAGATATCTTGTAGTTTTATTTTTTGTAATACTTTTGATATTTTCATTCTTCTTAGCAAAAGACAGTCTTAAAAAATTTATACTTATATACGATACAAGCTCAGACAGTATAATGATAAATATTGACTCAGGAATAGGAAACTCTATTAAAAACACTATGAAATATGTTGAGCAAATAGAAAATGCCATATACAAATCTGTTGATCCTAAAAACTTAGTTGCAGTAAATAGCGTAGTTGGAAAACAGGTTAATCAAAACATAGTTGATATATCAGAGGAATCAGCAAATCTTGCCGGCATTACAGTTTATCTTATACCTTCTACTGAAAGAAAAAAAACAGCGTATGATATAATGGATGATATAAATGCCGAATTAAAAAAAACAACTTTAAGACAAGAGCTTGATGCTTTAATGGTATCAGTTAAACTTCCAATGGATCCTGGAAAAGCAGTTGATATAAAAATAGTAGGTAATGATATTAATCAAACTAGAAAAGTAAGAGATGAAGTGAAAGCATATTTACTTAGTTTAAGCGGAGTTATAAATTATTATGATGATGATAAGATAGGAAAAGATGAATTAAGAGTATTATTCGATTATGATGAAATAGCTCAATTAGGTATGAATGTTGCTAATGTTGCTAATGAACTTAGAACAGCATACAGCGGAACAGTTGCTACATCAATTCAAGAGCTTGATTATAAATTAGATTTTAGAGTTCAGTTAAACAGAGATTATATATATGACACAAATGTACTTAATAATTTAGTAATACCAAATACTTATAACAGACTTCTTTATTTGAAAAATGTTGCTAAAATAGTTGAAACAAATGGTGTATCTGCAATAAGGCATTATAATGGACAGAGATGTATAACAATCAATGCTGATTTAGTTCAAGGACAAAACACATCTATACAAGTAATGTTTGCCATACAGAATAAATTTAAAGATATAAGCCAAAGATATCCAGGTGTTATAATAGGATTCGGAGGAGAGGCAGATCAGACAGTAGGTGCTTTAGACGGACTTACAGTTACATTATTTATAGCAATAGTTTTGATATATTTAATATTATTATTACAATTCAAAAAATTTGCTCAGCCTTTAATGATAATGTTTTTAATACCATTCACATTGACAGGAGTATTTATTGCATTCTATCTTCATGGCATGCCTATGTCATTTATAGGTTTTATAGGTATAGTAGGATTATGCGGTGTGCTTGTAAACGACGGTATTATAATGATAGACTTAATAAACAAAATAATAGAATCCGGAAAAACAAATCCTGATGCTTTGAATAATCCTAAAAAGTTTGCATTTGATTCCATAGTAGAAGGAGCCACTCAAAGGCTTTTACCTATATTCTTAACTACAGTAACTACAGTTGGAGGATTAATGCCTACAGTTTATGGTATAGGAGGAGATGCTGACTTAATAGTGCCTATAGTGATGAGTTTAGCATACGGGCTTATATTCTCAACATTAATAACATTGATATTTTTGCCTTGTGTATTTATGATAGCTGTGGATTTGAAACTTATCAAATTAAAATAA